The genomic interval CGGCCCCACCGGCACCGGCACGAGCCGGGCACCGGCGGGAGCGGGGTCGATGAAGACCGGGGGCAGATGGCCCGCGCTGGCCACCTCGCACACCCCGCCGAACCGGTCGACGACCGCGAGCAGACAGGTCGCCGCCCGGTCCAGGCCCGACCGCTCGACCATGCCGTCGAGCTGCTCCAGGATCTGGTGGGGGTGCAGGTCGTCCCCGGCCAGGAGCCGCAGCAGCGAGCGGTACTGGCTCATGGCGACGGCCGCCTCCACCCCGTGGCCCATCACGTCGCCCATCGCCTTGAGGTGCCGGCCGTCCTTGAGCGGCACGACGTCGAACCAGTCGCCGCCGACCAGGACGCCCTCGTCGGCGGGGAGGTAGCGGGTGGCGATCTCGACGTGCGGGTGGGGTCCCCAGGGCTCGGAGAGCAGGGAGCGCTGGAGTTCGCGGGCGATGCTGTGCTCGTGGTCGTAGCGGCGGGCGTGGTCGAGGTCGACGGCCGCCCGGACGGCGAGTTCACGGGCAACGGCCACGTCCTGGTCGCTGAAGGCCGGTGAGCCGTCGGCCCGGACGAGGCTGAGCGTGCCGAGCGGCCGGCCGCGGGCGGCGAGCGGGACGACGAGCGCCTCGCGCAGCCCGAGCGCCCGGGAGGCGGCGATCCGGTCCGCGGTGACGACGCTGCGCCCGCTGCTGTGGTCCTCCCAGCCGTCGAGGACCGGCTCGTTCTCCGCCAGGCAGCGGGTCACCGCGGAGTCCGCCGCGAAGTCGATGTACTCCCCGGGGTGACCGAACCGCTGCACCTGCTCGTCGAGTTCGCCGTCGCCCCGCACCGCGGCCCGCCGGAGCCGCATGACGCCGGGCACCGGACGGCGTACGGAGTGGCCCACCTCGGACGGGAACACGTCGACGGCCGCGGCGTCGGCGAAGTCGGGCACGACGAACGCGGCCAGCTCCCGGCAGGTGGTGTCCATGTCGAGCGTCGTGCCGATCCGGACGGCGGCGGTGCTGAGGAGGGCGACGTGGCCGCGGGCCTGCTCCAGCTCTTCGCGCTGCCGGGTGAGGTCGGTGATCTCGACGACGATCACCATCAGACCGCACGCCGCCCCGTCGGAGTCCAGCCGGCTGTACGTGGCACGCCAGAACCGCTGGTCCGCGTCGTCCGCCCCGTCCGCCGCCCAGGTCTGCCCGTGAAGC from Streptomyces sp. CA-278952 carries:
- a CDS encoding SpoIIE family protein phosphatase — translated: MLLQADTCDDGMPSSFDPRTVAALFDGNPAAVAVLDHDLRYTYVNPALERLNGLPAGSHIGRRFFQVLPGLRGQASALRAVLADGKPREETLHGQTWAADGADDADQRFWRATYSRLDSDGAACGLMVIVVEITDLTRQREELEQARGHVALLSTAAVRIGTTLDMDTTCRELAAFVVPDFADAAAVDVFPSEVGHSVRRPVPGVMRLRRAAVRGDGELDEQVQRFGHPGEYIDFAADSAVTRCLAENEPVLDGWEDHSSGRSVVTADRIAASRALGLREALVVPLAARGRPLGTLSLVRADGSPAFSDQDVAVARELAVRAAVDLDHARRYDHEHSIARELQRSLLSEPWGPHPHVEIATRYLPADEGVLVGGDWFDVVPLKDGRHLKAMGDVMGHGVEAAVAMSQYRSLLRLLAGDDLHPHQILEQLDGMVERSGLDRAATCLLAVVDRFGGVCEVASAGHLPPVFIDPAPAGARLVPVPVGPPLGTGFGGYRTASVPCGPGTVLFMYTDGLVERRGEDIDVSVGRLASLALPPGGHLEDLLDQVLDRFGDDAEDDIAVLASRIREGPPVVRPTPPE